From the Deinococcus aerolatus genome, the window ATGGAAAACCTCCGGTTGAGGAATGGATGTTGAGTGGGGGTAGATCTGCGCTGCATACCTTTTGAAGCACGCCTTGAAGCGCTGCGCCTCCTGAAGCGCTACACCATCTGCAGATCGGGAATGCAGCGCAGCAGATCCTCGGGAGGCTCACTGCCGTGCCGGTTGGTGATCAGGGTGTGCACCGCCGACACCGGGGCCACCTGCGCCTGGCTGATCTGACCCAGCTTGCTGTGGTCGGCCACCACCACGATCTCGCGCGCCTGTTGAACCATGACCCGCTTGACCTCGGCCTCCTCATGGTTGGCGTTGGTCACCCCGGCCCGGACACAAATGCCGTTGCAGCCCAGAAACAGCCGGTCTGCGTGAATGCGGCCCAGCACCTCCAGCGCGTAGGGGCTGACCAGCGAATGCTGCAGCGGGCGCAGCGTGCCGCCGGTAACGATCACGCGCATGTTCGGCAGCCGTTCCAGTTCCAGGGCAATGTTCAGACCGTTGGTGATGATGGTCACGCCGCGCAGCGTGGGCGACAGGGCACGGGCCACCTCGGTGGTGGTGCTGCCCACATCCAGAAAAACCGTCTCGCCGTCGCGCACCAGCGCCGCCGCCGCCCGCCCGATACGCCGTTTGGCCGCCGAGTGCCTGCGGCTGGTCTCTTCCAGCGGAAATTCGCGCTGGACATCCAGCGGTAGCCGCGCTCCACCGCGGGTGCGCCGCAACTGACCGGCTGTGGCCAGGGCCTTCAGGTCACTGCGGACCGTAACTTCCGAAACCCCCAGAAGTTTTGAAAGCTCGGACGCCGATACCTCGCCATTTTGCTGTGCCAGCGATAGAATCTCGCTTCTGCGGGCCTGAATCATGTTCACCCCCTCCGGATCTGCGTTTTCGTTACTTTCGCAGTTTACGTTGGGGCTGGTCCCACGTCAAGCATTGGGCGCGGTGTCTTCTGCCGGGGCCGCAGCGGTGGACACCGAGAGAATTTATGTTTGCCCAGACGGCGAAAAGAGGCGAAGCCTCCCTCCCGTTTTCCCATCTGTCCACGCAGTGGAGTGACCGATGGGAGGGGTGGCTCAGTCGTCGGTTGCCAGGTCCTGCTGAAAGAGGACTTTCCGCGGCACGCCGAACACCTGCGCCATGCGGAACGCGGCTTCCAGGGAGGGCGAGGACTGGCCTGCCTTGATGGCCGCCACGTTCGTTGGACAGACTGAACTCGAACAGCACGAAGGGGGGACCCAAGGCGAGCGCCGTTGCGCCCAGCGACAGCCACGCGATTTTCTCACTGGATGAAATGCGTTCTCCTTCTGCTGGGGCACTTCTATTCTAAAAACACGGAACACTGTGTCAAAAGATTCCTTCCATAAGGGCAGAGAACGGGTCCGCCCCGGGGCTGTGCCGGAGAAACGGAGGTTGTGCCGTCGCCGTTTCCCGCACTTCTCAGCGCCGCCCCCCGTATGCTGGGGGGGTGAAGCTCGCTCCCTACATTGACCACACCCTGCTGAAAGCCACCGCGACGCCTGCCGACATCACGAGGTTGTGTCAGGAGGCCCGCGAGAACACCTTTTACGCCGTCTGCGTCAACCCCGTGTACGTGGCCCAGGCCCGCGCCGAGCTGGAGGGCAGCAGCGTGAAGGTAGCCACCGTCTGCGGCTTTCCGCTGGGGGCCGTGACCTCCGGCCAGAAGGCTGTGGAGGCCCGCCTGAGCGTGGAGGAGGGGGCCGACGAGGTCGACATGGTCATCCACATCGGCGCGGCGCTGGCCGGGGACTGGGACGCGGTGCAGGCCGACGTGCGCGCGGTGCGGCAGGCCATCCCCGAACACGTCCTGAAGGTGATCATCGAGACCTGTTACCTGGACGACGCGCAGAAGCGTGGCGCGACGGAAGCGGCGGTGCTGGGCGGCGCGGACTTCGTCAAGACCAGCACCGGCTTCGGCACCGGCGGCGCGACGCTGGAGGATGTGAAGCTGATGCGGGACGTGATCGCGGGCCGCGCGAAGATCAAGGCGGCGGGCGGCGTTCGCAGCGCGGAGGACGCCCACGCCATGATCGAGGCCGGGGCAGACCGCCTGGGCACCTCGGGCGGCGTGGCCCTGGTGGCCGGCGAGCGGAGCGGCGAGGGCTATTGATGGCCGCTGAGACAGGCGGGCGCGAGGTGGTGCTGGCCTCCGGCAGCCCCCGGCGGCGTGAACTGCTGACGCTGCTGGGCGTACCCTTCCGCGTGCAGGTCAGCGGTGAGGAGGAGGACAGCGCCGAGACCAATCCGCACACGCTGGCCGCCGAACTGGCCGGGGTCAAGGGCCGCAGCGTGGCGGCCCTGAACCCGGACGCGCTGGTGATCGCCGCCGACACGGTGGTGGCCGTGGACGGCGTGCTGCTGGCCAAGCCCGCCGACGCCGCCGAGAACGCCGCCTTCCTGCGTCAGCTCTCGGGCCGTACGCATCAGGTCTTCACGGGGGTTTCGGTGTTCGCGGGAGGCCGTGAACAGGCCGGGGTGGCCCGCACCGACGTGACCTTCCGCGTCCTGGCTGAGGCCGAGATCGACTTCTACGCGCAGTCCGGCGAGGGACTGGACAAGGCCGGGGGCTACGGCGTGCAGGGGCTGGGGCAGGCGCTGGTGTCGCGCATCGACGGCGAGTTCTCGAACGTGGTGGGCTTTCCGATGTCGCTGGTGATCGCGCTGCTGCGCGGTCATGGCGTGCCGGTCTGGGGCGCGCTGGCACAGGAGGCTGCTCCGGCGTGACGGGTGGGCGTCAGCTGGGGCTGGTCTTTGCGGGACTGCTGCTTCTGAGCATGGTGCTGACCCGCTTTCAGGTGGTGCCGCCCACCGCCCTGCGCTCGTTCACCGCGCCGGTCTCGCAGGTGGGCGTGGTGGTGGCCGACAACCTGCGCCGCGCCGTGACCACCGTGACCCAGCAGCGTGACCTGCGGGCCGAGGTCACCCGGCTCCAGGGGGAAAACGACGTGCTGCGCCAGCGCAACGAATTGCTGA encodes:
- a CDS encoding DeoR/GlpR family DNA-binding transcription regulator — protein: MIQARRSEILSLAQQNGEVSASELSKLLGVSEVTVRSDLKALATAGQLRRTRGGARLPLDVQREFPLEETSRRHSAAKRRIGRAAAALVRDGETVFLDVGSTTTEVARALSPTLRGVTIITNGLNIALELERLPNMRVIVTGGTLRPLQHSLVSPYALEVLGRIHADRLFLGCNGICVRAGVTNANHEEAEVKRVMVQQAREIVVVADHSKLGQISQAQVAPVSAVHTLITNRHGSEPPEDLLRCIPDLQMV
- a CDS encoding Maf family nucleotide pyrophosphatase codes for the protein MAAETGGREVVLASGSPRRRELLTLLGVPFRVQVSGEEEDSAETNPHTLAAELAGVKGRSVAALNPDALVIAADTVVAVDGVLLAKPADAAENAAFLRQLSGRTHQVFTGVSVFAGGREQAGVARTDVTFRVLAEAEIDFYAQSGEGLDKAGGYGVQGLGQALVSRIDGEFSNVVGFPMSLVIALLRGHGVPVWGALAQEAAPA
- the deoC gene encoding deoxyribose-phosphate aldolase, which translates into the protein MKLAPYIDHTLLKATATPADITRLCQEARENTFYAVCVNPVYVAQARAELEGSSVKVATVCGFPLGAVTSGQKAVEARLSVEEGADEVDMVIHIGAALAGDWDAVQADVRAVRQAIPEHVLKVIIETCYLDDAQKRGATEAAVLGGADFVKTSTGFGTGGATLEDVKLMRDVIAGRAKIKAAGGVRSAEDAHAMIEAGADRLGTSGGVALVAGERSGEGY